Proteins encoded in a region of the Flammeovirga yaeyamensis genome:
- a CDS encoding DEAD/DEAH box helicase, whose protein sequence is MTFKDLGIHSAIVKALTENGIEEPTAIQSKSIPFLMQEGTDFIGQAQTGTGKTAAFGLPILHAVNPKNPQPQALILSPTRELGQQIQKQLFKFTKYYHKVFCEAVYGGAPIDIQINNLKRPTQILVATPGRLIDLVNRNAVDLSYIKTVVMDEADEMLSMGFKEDLNKILRLTTHKKATWLFSATFPVGIKEIIKKYMAKDAFRIEVNPMNVINKKIKFEYLMVEPKQKMETLNWFIRQQGDERGVIFTRTKADAQQVSKQLHGKQFKAEAIHGDLSQKERDKVMRAFKSKKLQILVATDLAARGIDIADLAYVIHYQLPDKMEYFTHRSGRTARAGKSGVSVCLVSKKEMSRLDEIEDAFGITMEQIFD, encoded by the coding sequence ATGACTTTTAAGGATTTAGGAATTCATAGTGCTATTGTTAAGGCACTTACAGAAAACGGAATTGAAGAACCAACGGCTATACAATCGAAGTCAATCCCGTTTTTAATGCAAGAGGGCACCGATTTTATCGGTCAGGCTCAGACGGGAACAGGTAAGACGGCAGCTTTTGGTTTACCCATACTTCATGCTGTTAATCCTAAAAATCCTCAGCCTCAAGCTTTAATTTTATCACCAACAAGAGAGTTAGGTCAGCAAATTCAGAAACAGTTGTTCAAGTTTACAAAATACTACCACAAAGTATTCTGTGAAGCTGTTTATGGAGGAGCTCCTATAGATATTCAAATCAATAATTTAAAACGCCCTACACAAATTCTAGTGGCCACACCTGGTCGATTAATCGATTTGGTCAACCGTAATGCTGTCGATTTATCTTACATTAAAACTGTAGTGATGGACGAAGCAGATGAGATGTTGAGTATGGGATTTAAAGAAGATTTGAATAAAATTCTTCGTTTAACAACGCATAAGAAAGCCACTTGGTTATTCTCTGCTACCTTCCCAGTAGGTATTAAGGAGATCATCAAGAAATATATGGCTAAAGATGCTTTCAGAATTGAAGTGAACCCAATGAACGTGATCAACAAGAAGATCAAGTTCGAATACTTGATGGTGGAGCCAAAGCAAAAGATGGAAACCCTAAACTGGTTTATCCGTCAGCAAGGTGATGAAAGAGGGGTGATCTTTACGAGAACGAAAGCTGATGCTCAGCAAGTATCAAAACAACTTCATGGAAAGCAGTTTAAAGCAGAAGCGATTCATGGCGATTTATCTCAGAAAGAAAGAGATAAAGTGATGCGTGCTTTTAAATCTAAAAAATTACAGATTCTTGTGGCTACAGATTTAGCAGCTAGAGGTATTGATATTGCCGACTTAGCTTATGTTATCCATTATCAATTACCGGATAAGATGGAATACTTCACTCACCGTAGTGGTAGAACGGCTCGTGCGGGTAAATCAGGAGTATCTGTTTGTTTAGTCAGCAAAAAAGAAATGTCTAGACTAGATGAAATCGAAGATGCTTTTGGTATTACAATGGAACAGATCTTTGATTAA
- a CDS encoding YncE family protein translates to MYKVIISLLLTLGLCFNVSAQEKTEKKKKKSKKTITADPDAKLQSPKDVAFDEKSGLFYISSPGNNGVIKRGRRGGAVFAVKDLDNPRGVLIYSGVLYVADAKKLKAFSIKSEEMLFEVEIPEAKELYSLTTDGSHVYVSDNIGNAVYEVDLKKKSATLLTKDVPSPTGLYYSKKNRDIIILSSLEEGGGIYTYNFKEDKVALALAVEEFPYLEDITFNGSMSYYITAFGADKKENVIIKANDALSREPRVIQSTADGPAGLKYIKRTNELAIANDYGNNLNIIKLGY, encoded by the coding sequence ATGTACAAAGTAATTATCAGTTTGTTGCTTACTCTTGGTCTGTGTTTTAATGTTTCCGCACAAGAAAAGACAGAAAAAAAGAAGAAGAAAAGCAAAAAGACTATTACAGCAGATCCTGATGCTAAACTTCAATCCCCTAAAGATGTTGCATTCGATGAAAAATCGGGTTTGTTTTATATTAGTTCACCAGGAAATAACGGAGTAATTAAGCGTGGCCGTAGAGGAGGTGCCGTATTTGCGGTCAAAGATTTAGATAATCCAAGAGGTGTGCTTATCTATTCAGGAGTTCTTTATGTGGCAGATGCTAAAAAATTAAAGGCATTTAGTATTAAATCAGAAGAAATGCTTTTTGAGGTAGAAATTCCAGAAGCAAAAGAACTGTATTCTCTGACAACAGATGGAAGCCATGTGTATGTATCAGATAATATTGGCAATGCGGTTTATGAAGTAGATCTTAAAAAGAAATCAGCTACTCTTTTAACTAAAGATGTTCCATCGCCAACAGGTTTATATTATAGTAAGAAAAATAGAGACATCATTATCTTAAGTTCTTTAGAAGAAGGAGGAGGAATTTATACGTATAACTTCAAAGAAGATAAGGTAGCTTTAGCCTTAGCCGTTGAAGAATTCCCATACTTGGAAGACATTACATTTAATGGTTCTATGAGTTATTATATCACTGCATTTGGTGCTGATAAAAAGGAAAATGTGATCATTAAAGCAAATGATGCTTTAAGTAGAGAACCAAGAGTGATTCAATCTACAGCTGATGGTCCAGCTGGATTGAAGTATATAAAAAGAACAAATGAATTAGCTATTGCTAATGATTATGGTAATAACTTAAACATTATCAAGTTAGGTTATTAG
- a CDS encoding helix-turn-helix transcriptional regulator → MNEKKSVILKHRIEDIFTRKGIFNQKIDLSIDDINRYDQIKNESIDFLYPGATVSFIIDFDNIDFKLIRNDQGDHLFGKKNLDFDVFMHTLSNSIIDMDKEFYVYSLDKLFSYHLYLYYQYKAIIHRSSLVFRTENKVGHHQTYLQQNIPVTIKNGQITSFFISLTNVTHFIKEQHYELSFHNLSKNETQILDVKEFVNTEGATDNLTLSDREKTILKHISDGHSSKEVGVLLEISVETVNRHKKNMIKKNGMRNIIQLASECIRRGII, encoded by the coding sequence ATGAATGAAAAAAAATCAGTCATACTAAAACATAGAATCGAAGATATCTTTACCCGCAAAGGAATTTTTAATCAAAAAATTGATTTATCTATAGATGATATAAATCGTTATGATCAAATTAAAAATGAAAGTATCGATTTTTTATATCCTGGAGCTACTGTAAGTTTTATAATTGATTTTGATAACATAGATTTTAAGTTAATTAGAAACGATCAAGGCGATCACCTATTTGGGAAAAAGAATCTTGATTTTGATGTGTTTATGCATACTTTATCCAATTCAATTATAGATATGGACAAAGAGTTTTATGTATATTCTCTCGATAAATTGTTTAGTTATCACCTCTACTTATATTATCAATACAAAGCGATTATTCATCGTTCATCTCTTGTATTTAGAACGGAAAATAAAGTAGGTCACCATCAAACGTACCTGCAGCAAAATATACCTGTCACTATAAAAAATGGACAAATAACATCGTTTTTTATCTCTTTAACCAATGTGACTCATTTCATTAAGGAACAGCATTATGAATTATCATTTCATAATTTGTCGAAGAATGAAACTCAGATATTGGATGTGAAAGAGTTTGTGAACACAGAAGGAGCAACAGATAATTTAACCCTTTCTGATAGAGAAAAGACGATTCTTAAACATATATCAGATGGGCATTCGAGTAAGGAGGTGGGCGTTTTATTGGAAATCTCTGTAGAAACGGTGAACCGTCATAAGAAGAACATGATAAAAAAGAATGGTATGAGAAATATTATTCAATTGGCTTCTGAGTGTATTCGACGTGGAATTATATAA
- a CDS encoding helix-turn-helix domain-containing protein, with protein sequence MKRDEQILSDYNEKYLGLGKQFYFEFSCEQFEFIDFSQSFFKVTGYTNENINGKKGFFVASKQFQEKGILMIKNILETFIQKEYSRRDDFRIFFTYPLIFGDGTEHECLAKAEVILNDKKSISVIRFNNTLFDDRDDSQITNGISFINVNDSNSYYNITSKEEFIQCHAILTLSNREIEIIHLVSEGLSNADISERLNVSAHTISTHKKNIVKKTKTKNIMMTINLCLRMNLF encoded by the coding sequence ATGAAAAGAGATGAGCAAATTTTAAGTGACTACAATGAAAAATATTTAGGATTAGGTAAACAGTTTTATTTTGAATTTAGCTGTGAACAATTTGAGTTTATTGATTTTTCCCAATCGTTTTTTAAAGTTACTGGATATACAAATGAAAATATAAATGGTAAAAAAGGCTTTTTTGTCGCCTCAAAACAATTTCAAGAAAAAGGGATTCTAATGATTAAAAATATATTAGAGACCTTTATCCAAAAAGAATATTCTAGAAGAGATGATTTTAGAATATTTTTTACCTATCCACTCATTTTTGGGGATGGAACAGAACATGAGTGTTTAGCAAAAGCCGAAGTTATTTTAAATGACAAAAAGTCAATATCAGTCATCAGGTTTAACAATACACTGTTCGATGACAGAGATGACAGTCAGATTACTAATGGAATAAGTTTTATTAATGTAAATGATTCTAACTCATATTACAACATAACTTCCAAGGAAGAATTTATACAATGTCATGCTATTTTAACGTTATCAAACAGAGAGATAGAAATAATACATTTGGTTTCTGAGGGATTGTCAAATGCAGATATATCCGAAAGGCTAAATGTGAGTGCACATACCATAAGTACTCACAAAAAAAATATAGTCAAAAAAACTAAAACCAAAAATATTATGATGACTATCAATTTATGTTTGAGGATGAATTTATTTTAA